The Amycolatopsis mongoliensis genome includes a window with the following:
- a CDS encoding MFS transporter gives MAWGVNRAPSTSLTARQHWTLAVSCVAVALVVASMAALYAALPGIAVATGATQGQLTWVIDGYTLALACLVLTGGALGDRYGRRATLLTGLLVFSAGSALPLALSEPAWLIGSRVIAGVGAALVMPSTLSLLTSGFPTAQWGRAVGVWAGVVSVGALVGLVGSGLLLQRWSWWSIFLILTVAGIASAVAALTVPESRPRDRSRLDIAGAVLSAVAVGLFVGGVTEAPARGWLSPGTLGALVGSVLATVVFIAVELRREHALLSLRLFGNRSFSIGVVSLVVQFLACFGMFFLLQQYLQLVLGYTPMRAAIAMAPLAGPLVPLCLLASRLTARVGLRAVTVGGLTVLAVGLFLMSCLQVQTTYPVVLRCVLVVGAGLGLCTAPATSAIIVSTPNARHGMASAVNDAAREVGAAMGIAVAGSVLAAGYRYGIESALPELPEQVRGAVADSPAAALALAEHSRQGGHLLTSFARAAFVHGFQQAMVALAAVTAVGAMAALADRACAQRNVGRKP, from the coding sequence ATGGCCTGGGGTGTCAATCGTGCGCCGAGCACGTCTCTGACTGCCCGTCAACACTGGACACTGGCGGTCTCCTGCGTGGCCGTCGCGCTGGTCGTCGCCTCGATGGCCGCGCTGTATGCCGCGCTGCCCGGCATTGCGGTGGCAACCGGGGCGACTCAGGGCCAGTTGACCTGGGTGATCGACGGGTACACCCTGGCGCTGGCCTGCCTGGTGCTCACCGGGGGTGCCCTCGGCGACCGCTACGGACGGCGGGCCACCTTGTTGACGGGACTGCTGGTGTTCAGCGCCGGTTCGGCGCTGCCGCTGGCGCTCAGCGAACCGGCCTGGCTGATCGGTAGTCGGGTGATCGCCGGAGTCGGCGCGGCGCTGGTGATGCCGTCGACACTGTCTCTTCTGACCAGCGGCTTCCCGACCGCGCAGTGGGGACGCGCAGTCGGGGTCTGGGCCGGCGTGGTCAGCGTCGGTGCCCTCGTCGGCCTGGTGGGCTCTGGCCTGTTGCTTCAGCGGTGGTCCTGGTGGTCCATCTTCCTCATCTTGACCGTCGCGGGGATCGCGTCGGCCGTCGCGGCGCTGACCGTCCCGGAATCGCGTCCGCGGGATCGGTCTCGTTTGGACATCGCCGGAGCAGTCCTGTCCGCTGTCGCAGTCGGACTGTTTGTCGGCGGCGTCACGGAAGCACCTGCTCGTGGCTGGCTGTCACCAGGCACGCTCGGGGCGTTGGTTGGCAGCGTGCTCGCGACCGTTGTCTTCATAGCGGTGGAACTTCGTCGGGAGCACGCGTTGTTGTCACTGCGGCTGTTCGGCAACCGCTCTTTCTCCATCGGCGTCGTCTCACTGGTGGTGCAGTTTCTCGCTTGCTTTGGCATGTTCTTTCTGCTGCAGCAGTACTTGCAGCTGGTACTCGGGTACACGCCGATGCGCGCTGCGATCGCCATGGCGCCGCTGGCCGGGCCGTTGGTGCCGTTGTGCTTGCTGGCGTCCAGGTTGACCGCTCGGGTCGGATTGCGTGCGGTGACCGTGGGTGGCCTGACGGTGCTGGCGGTGGGGTTGTTCCTGATGTCGTGCCTGCAGGTGCAGACCACCTACCCTGTGGTCCTCCGGTGCGTGCTCGTCGTCGGTGCCGGGCTTGGGTTGTGCACAGCACCGGCGACCTCGGCGATCATCGTCAGCACCCCGAACGCTAGGCACGGCATGGCCTCCGCGGTCAACGACGCCGCTCGCGAGGTCGGTGCCGCGATGGGCATCGCCGTCGCCGGCAGCGTGCTGGCCGCCGGATACCGCTACGGCATCGAATCCGCTTTACCGGAACTGCCCGAACAGGTTCGAGGGGCGGTGGCTGACTCTCCGGCCGCAGCGCTGGCTCTCGCCGAGCATTCGAGGCAGGGCGGGCACTTGCTGACCAGCTTTGCCCGCGCGGCCTTCGTTCACGGCTTCCAGCAGGCGATGGTGGCGCTGGCCGCGGTCACAGCCGTGGGTGCGATGGCCGCGCTGGCCGACCGGGCCTGCGCACAGCGCAACGTCGGCCGAAAGCCATGA